A DNA window from Bdellovibrio sp. BCCA contains the following coding sequences:
- a CDS encoding phospholipase D-like domain-containing protein codes for MKKQIGFLFCAVFALNSCTTMTPSSSTREPNSFLSGMDLITQKDLDKFSSTKDLRLSGTEVLVDNDDAFESKIRMIRAAKAGETIRLVYYIYSHDHSSSVMTEELLKATARGVKVRILLDFFVNYKTLDELLLMQKLGRGNLEVRFYGKPTDLMIRDARFLTMPCAKKDAKSKASDCSDAKWAQIKTGTTKDADIYARLLLSAIYAQNLDLLKLAIMGGQELDLKTFSVSHRWNNSQKRNVAAAADVDLESIFKNLKLLKENKIDGNYIARLKIALGMVFMGSTLNPILYEVYGRVPLDQPKPHSWNDWLHFTDYTHHKMILLEDRMVQLGGRNIENSYHMKKNHLTDKYIFRDTDLFANITRGGRDIANAYDRLWNYKPMVWTANEAYSFMPHDWVVNADWLKQSLESCKSQMGKNRSALASCLSNRVSASSFTVQQDRQARIEKEWQQKADTFYREYVRKPSDKHFRISDSDAQKMAAYYVENLPFSFVDKDQSNQDRIYGASKRSWAPWGEDREELNGKNIHAAWMKELENVCEVSRTTGKSQRVIFHSAYYMPPANLVRAFGKMLDGRWNCKNVKVTFITNSEQSTDLFFMNVFAKYQLRAFFDVYRRKNKSAPTFEYLEYKGTDDKGGKLSLHSKVSVFGDDVLIGSANLDVRSFYMDTNNGMLLRNVPQFAREYTEWVDDLTRNSGLLENKTDLYVRGEGIQSMRERDWQMAKAQLAKINPKLIEGKNGEFIKKLIFNLSERIYQLSLQLVDYNQVPIQNNDRADESSEQKSKQQMLETEYDELLQLI; via the coding sequence ATGAAAAAACAAATTGGTTTTCTGTTTTGTGCTGTTTTTGCATTGAACTCATGCACGACAATGACACCTTCTTCTTCTACGCGTGAGCCCAATTCCTTCTTGTCAGGAATGGATCTCATCACACAAAAAGATCTGGATAAGTTTTCTTCCACAAAAGATCTTCGTCTTTCTGGTACAGAAGTTTTGGTGGATAACGATGACGCATTTGAATCCAAAATCAGAATGATTCGCGCAGCCAAAGCGGGTGAGACCATCCGTTTGGTTTATTACATCTACAGTCACGATCATTCGTCTTCGGTGATGACTGAGGAGTTGTTGAAAGCCACAGCACGCGGCGTGAAGGTGCGCATTCTTTTGGACTTTTTCGTAAACTACAAAACTTTGGATGAACTTCTTTTGATGCAAAAATTAGGAAGAGGAAATCTGGAAGTTCGTTTTTACGGAAAACCGACGGACTTAATGATTCGTGATGCCCGTTTCTTAACAATGCCTTGTGCTAAAAAGGACGCAAAATCAAAAGCCAGTGATTGTTCAGACGCAAAATGGGCGCAGATTAAAACCGGCACAACGAAAGATGCCGACATTTATGCGCGTCTTTTGCTTTCTGCCATCTATGCACAGAATCTCGACTTGTTAAAACTCGCCATCATGGGCGGACAAGAGCTGGATCTTAAAACTTTCAGTGTGTCTCATCGCTGGAACAATTCGCAGAAACGCAACGTCGCTGCCGCGGCCGACGTGGATCTCGAATCAATCTTTAAAAATTTAAAACTTCTGAAAGAAAATAAAATCGACGGCAATTATATTGCGCGCTTAAAGATCGCGTTAGGCATGGTCTTTATGGGAAGTACGCTTAATCCCATTCTTTATGAAGTTTATGGACGAGTGCCACTCGACCAGCCAAAACCTCATTCGTGGAATGATTGGCTTCATTTTACAGACTACACGCACCACAAGATGATCTTGCTGGAAGATCGCATGGTGCAATTGGGTGGTCGTAATATCGAAAACTCTTATCACATGAAAAAGAATCATCTTACGGATAAATATATCTTTAGAGACACGGATCTTTTTGCCAACATCACTCGCGGTGGACGCGATATCGCTAACGCCTATGACCGTCTTTGGAATTACAAACCGATGGTGTGGACTGCAAACGAAGCCTATAGCTTTATGCCTCACGACTGGGTTGTAAATGCAGACTGGTTAAAGCAAAGTCTTGAGTCTTGTAAATCGCAAATGGGCAAAAACCGTTCAGCTCTAGCAAGTTGTTTGTCAAATCGCGTTTCAGCAAGTTCATTTACTGTGCAACAAGACCGTCAAGCGCGTATTGAAAAAGAATGGCAACAAAAGGCGGATACTTTCTATCGTGAATACGTCAGAAAACCGTCAGACAAACACTTTAGAATTTCTGATAGCGATGCACAAAAGATGGCGGCGTACTATGTCGAAAACTTGCCGTTTAGCTTTGTCGATAAAGACCAAAGCAATCAAGATCGCATCTATGGAGCCTCTAAGCGCAGCTGGGCTCCATGGGGTGAAGACCGCGAGGAACTCAACGGTAAAAACATTCACGCGGCTTGGATGAAAGAACTTGAAAACGTCTGTGAAGTTTCCCGTACGACGGGAAAAAGTCAGCGCGTGATTTTCCATAGTGCTTACTATATGCCTCCGGCAAATCTGGTGCGCGCCTTTGGAAAAATGCTCGATGGTCGTTGGAATTGTAAGAACGTGAAAGTGACGTTCATCACGAACTCCGAGCAGTCAACGGACTTGTTCTTTATGAATGTTTTCGCCAAATACCAATTGCGGGCTTTCTTTGACGTCTATCGGAGAAAAAATAAATCAGCTCCGACGTTTGAATATTTGGAATACAAGGGGACGGATGACAAAGGTGGAAAGCTTTCCTTGCACTCAAAAGTCTCTGTCTTTGGCGATGATGTCTTGATCGGGTCGGCGAATTTGGACGTGCGCAGTTTCTATATGGATACAAACAACGGAATGCTTCTGCGCAATGTGCCTCAGTTTGCTCGTGAATATACTGAATGGGTGGACGATTTGACTCGTAACTCAGGACTCTTGGAAAATAAGACAGACCTTTACGTTCGCGGCGAAGGAATCCAAAGCATGCGCGAGCGTGATTGGCAGATGGCAAAAGCTCAGCTTGCGAAGATCAATCCAAAACTTATCGAAGGCAAAAACGGGGAGTTCATCAAAAAGTTGATTTTCAACTTAAGCGAAAGAATTTATCAGTTGAGTCTTCAGTTAGTGGACTACAATCAAGTGCCGATACAGAATAACGATCGTGCAGATGAGTCCAGCGAACAAAAATCCAAGCAGCAAATGCTGGAAACAGAATACGACGAGCTTTTACAGTTGATTTAA
- a CDS encoding VOC family protein: MSLLITSITINTPRLQDMLGFYRIIGFQFTASKVDKGSEVHRAVHNAVEFSLYSIQNAQRSQIPSLQLGFRITDLEKTVGELMKIPGAMCILDPTEMPDGMKAIVLDPDGHSIELSEH, translated from the coding sequence ATGAGTTTGTTAATCACTTCTATCACAATAAATACCCCGCGCCTACAGGACATGCTGGGATTTTATCGAATTATCGGCTTTCAATTTACAGCGTCAAAAGTTGATAAGGGGAGTGAAGTGCACAGAGCCGTTCACAACGCTGTGGAGTTTTCTTTATACTCCATCCAAAATGCGCAGAGATCTCAAATTCCCAGTCTGCAATTGGGTTTCAGGATTACAGATTTGGAAAAAACTGTCGGGGAACTGATGAAAATCCCCGGGGCCATGTGCATTTTGGACCCGACAGAGATGCCCGACGGAATGAAAGCCATTGTGTTAGATCCCGATGGTCATTCGATCGAACTGAGTGAGCACTAA
- the pepN gene encoding aminopeptidase N — protein MKQEKIYLKDYKAPAFTVESVNLDFNLNEDFCRVIAKSQIKKTTSGAELRLNGEELKLVSVKINGAALSPEQYQVTAEELIIPSVPDVFTMEIETELQPQNNTSLEGLYKSSGIFCTQCEAQGFRKITYFFDRPDVMTSYSVTIEADKKKYPVLLSNGDRIKIEDLGNGRHKAFWRDPHKKPCYLFALVAGDLGVIRDTFTTKSGHKVNLEVYAAHGKQERCWHAMDSLKKSMKWDEDTFGLEYDLNDYMIVAIDDFNAGAMENKGLNIFNSRLVLADSNSATDVDFHSIESVVAHEYFHNWTGNRVTLRDWFQLSLKEGLTVFRDQEFSADMTDRGTQRIEDVDALRAGQFAEDAGPNAHPVRPESCMAVDNFFTMTIYEKGSEVIRMMQTIVGRKGFRKGMDEYFKRYDGQAVTTEDFASAISEPNGKDFTQFKRWYNQSGTPVVTITENFEAAKGEYHLTLEQHCPPTPNQPKKDPFHVPLMMGLLDKAGNELKLNCDKIQVNSDGKNLIELKEEKENFVFKGLSERPVLSILREFSAPVNLKWQASQDDLYFLMEKDTDSFNRREMAQKIGMGVLHGLIQQARAKQPLVVDAKYLKALSAIIHDETMDPGFKAKMLQLPSYAILAQEEAVLDAEAFHKARITLRMAIARENRAQLLDIYRKYHGVEPKSRNTKVFGHRSLKNQALAYLADLRDPEILEIVNKQYWEAQNMTDRMTAMMILADAETPHRAKALQNFYEEWKNDSVVINKWFTTQATSHRPQTLEDVKALTKHPAFNITNPNNVYSLLRAFGANIVNFHDPNTNAYEFYADKILEIDAKNPQVAARLCAAFNFVQKLDSAMKEKAMKQIKRMVAVETLSKNSRELLQSALM, from the coding sequence ATGAAACAAGAAAAAATTTATCTGAAAGACTATAAAGCCCCTGCTTTCACTGTGGAGTCAGTGAACCTCGACTTCAACCTCAATGAAGACTTTTGTCGAGTCATTGCAAAAAGCCAAATAAAAAAAACTACTTCCGGAGCTGAACTGCGCCTCAATGGTGAAGAATTAAAGCTTGTTTCCGTGAAAATCAATGGAGCGGCTTTAAGTCCAGAGCAGTACCAAGTGACAGCTGAGGAACTCATTATTCCAAGCGTTCCAGATGTTTTCACCATGGAAATCGAGACGGAGCTGCAACCTCAGAACAACACTTCGCTTGAGGGTCTTTACAAATCTAGCGGCATTTTCTGTACTCAATGTGAAGCGCAAGGCTTTAGAAAAATCACTTATTTCTTCGACCGCCCTGATGTGATGACGTCTTATTCAGTCACTATCGAAGCTGACAAAAAGAAATATCCTGTGCTTCTTTCAAACGGTGATCGCATCAAGATTGAAGATCTTGGCAACGGTCGCCACAAAGCTTTCTGGCGCGATCCTCACAAGAAACCTTGCTACCTCTTTGCCTTGGTCGCTGGAGACCTTGGTGTAATCCGCGACACGTTCACAACTAAATCTGGTCACAAAGTAAATTTAGAAGTTTACGCCGCTCACGGAAAACAAGAGCGCTGCTGGCACGCTATGGATTCATTGAAAAAATCCATGAAGTGGGACGAAGACACTTTCGGCCTTGAGTATGATTTGAATGACTACATGATCGTTGCCATTGACGACTTCAATGCAGGCGCGATGGAGAATAAAGGTTTGAACATCTTTAACTCTCGCCTGGTGCTGGCGGATTCTAACTCCGCGACGGACGTCGACTTCCACAGCATTGAATCTGTTGTTGCGCATGAGTACTTCCACAACTGGACAGGCAATCGCGTGACTTTGCGTGATTGGTTTCAACTTTCTTTAAAGGAAGGTTTGACTGTTTTCCGTGATCAGGAATTTTCTGCGGATATGACGGATCGCGGAACGCAAAGAATTGAAGACGTCGATGCTCTTCGCGCAGGACAGTTCGCTGAGGATGCCGGTCCGAATGCTCACCCTGTTCGTCCTGAGTCTTGCATGGCTGTTGATAACTTCTTTACCATGACGATCTATGAAAAAGGATCTGAAGTCATCCGGATGATGCAAACGATTGTGGGTCGTAAAGGTTTCCGCAAAGGCATGGACGAATACTTCAAACGCTATGACGGACAGGCTGTGACAACGGAAGATTTCGCCTCTGCGATTTCTGAACCGAATGGCAAAGACTTCACTCAATTTAAACGTTGGTACAACCAATCGGGAACTCCGGTTGTGACGATCACGGAAAATTTTGAAGCCGCTAAAGGTGAATACCATCTAACGTTGGAGCAACACTGCCCGCCGACTCCGAACCAACCTAAAAAAGATCCGTTCCATGTGCCATTGATGATGGGTCTTTTGGATAAAGCTGGCAATGAGTTGAAATTGAACTGCGATAAGATCCAAGTAAATTCAGACGGAAAAAATCTGATTGAACTTAAGGAAGAAAAAGAAAACTTCGTCTTTAAGGGACTTTCCGAGCGTCCTGTGCTTTCGATTTTACGTGAGTTTTCAGCTCCCGTGAATTTAAAATGGCAAGCCAGCCAAGATGATCTTTACTTCTTGATGGAGAAAGACACGGATTCTTTCAATCGCCGTGAGATGGCGCAAAAAATCGGCATGGGTGTATTGCACGGACTTATTCAGCAAGCTCGCGCAAAACAACCGCTGGTTGTCGATGCAAAATACTTAAAAGCATTAAGCGCTATCATTCATGATGAGACGATGGACCCGGGCTTTAAGGCAAAAATGCTTCAACTTCCGAGCTATGCGATTTTAGCTCAAGAGGAAGCCGTTTTGGATGCGGAGGCTTTCCATAAAGCTCGCATTACATTGCGCATGGCGATTGCTCGCGAAAACCGCGCGCAACTTTTGGATATCTACCGCAAATATCATGGTGTCGAGCCCAAGAGCCGCAACACGAAAGTTTTTGGTCATCGCTCATTGAAAAACCAGGCCTTGGCTTACCTTGCCGACCTTCGTGATCCAGAGATCCTAGAGATCGTGAATAAGCAATACTGGGAAGCGCAAAACATGACGGACCGTATGACGGCGATGATGATCTTGGCGGATGCAGAGACACCACATCGTGCAAAAGCTCTTCAGAATTTCTATGAAGAGTGGAAAAACGATTCTGTTGTGATCAACAAATGGTTCACAACTCAAGCGACATCTCACCGTCCACAAACGCTTGAGGACGTCAAAGCTTTGACGAAACACCCAGCGTTTAACATCACAAATCCTAACAACGTTTATTCATTGTTGAGAGCTTTCGGTGCGAACATTGTGAACTTCCACGATCCAAATACAAACGCGTATGAATTCTATGCGGATAAAATTTTGGAAATCGACGCGAAGAATCCGCAAGTGGCAGCTCGTTTGTGCGCAGCCTTTAACTTTGTACAAAAGTTAGATTCTGCAATGAAAGAAAAAGCCATGAAGCAAATCAAGCGCATGGTGGCAGTAGAAACTCTCTCTAAAAACTCAAGAGAGCTTTTGCAGTCTGCTTTGATGTAA
- the folE gene encoding GTP cyclohydrolase I FolE, with translation MAKTTKKKNAKKPVTTDEHAHEIPVEVRKILENVRPTPMVHNGLSNEQKIAKITEKFTDIMETLGLDLEDDSLRETPHRVAKMYVNEVFGGLDPKKFPKMTVIENKMSYDQMIVVQSISCLSFCEHHFLPIDGWATVAYIPNKKVIGLSKINRIVQYFSRRPQVQERLTKQIADCLQYILGTEHVAVHINAKHYCVIMRGIEDTGSTTSTADLRGHFKSRQETREEFLQHCRTK, from the coding sequence ATGGCTAAAACAACAAAGAAAAAAAACGCAAAAAAGCCCGTCACGACAGACGAACACGCTCACGAAATTCCAGTGGAGGTTCGTAAGATTTTAGAAAATGTTCGTCCCACGCCGATGGTTCACAATGGTCTGTCCAATGAGCAAAAAATTGCAAAGATCACTGAAAAGTTCACGGATATCATGGAGACATTGGGCCTTGATTTGGAAGATGACAGCTTAAGAGAAACACCTCATCGCGTAGCGAAGATGTACGTGAACGAAGTTTTCGGCGGTCTTGATCCTAAGAAATTCCCGAAAATGACGGTGATTGAAAACAAAATGAGTTACGATCAAATGATCGTGGTTCAGAGCATTAGCTGTCTTTCATTTTGTGAGCATCACTTTTTGCCAATCGATGGATGGGCGACTGTGGCTTACATTCCTAACAAAAAAGTTATCGGTCTTTCAAAGATCAATCGCATCGTACAGTACTTCTCGCGCCGTCCTCAGGTGCAAGAGCGCTTGACGAAGCAAATTGCGGATTGCTTACAGTACATTCTTGGTACGGAGCATGTCGCTGTTCACATCAATGCCAAACACTACTGTGTGATCATGAGAGGTATTGAAGACACAGGCAGCACGACGTCCACAGCGGACTTGCGCGGGCACTTTAAGTCTCGTCAGGAAACGCGTGAAGAGTTCTTGCAGCACTGTCGGACGAAGTAA
- a CDS encoding PilZ domain-containing protein, which yields METKTTTLERPRAVQMAAAVLIMAPVLDMMMSQRTGAQVFSVFSWILIFGAGVSLLVRHKSSWVLGIILCSVFVISTGVSLVREMDTVDPIVSSAKLLDCLLVLFIVGTVSYFFRYPYLDRRQNWFAPTGDRFAIVSSVVLGGAETQTIDLSYTGARITIPGSATFKSGDVVALQLTEINDISCKARVVDVKEDHIRVHFEGTSASEKDLIRQWLNSQDLKKV from the coding sequence ATGGAAACAAAGACCACCACCTTAGAACGTCCGCGCGCTGTGCAGATGGCTGCTGCAGTGCTTATTATGGCTCCTGTGTTGGATATGATGATGTCTCAACGAACCGGAGCTCAAGTTTTTAGCGTTTTCAGTTGGATTTTGATTTTTGGCGCAGGAGTGAGCCTTTTGGTTCGTCACAAATCCTCTTGGGTTTTGGGAATTATCCTGTGCTCTGTCTTTGTCATTTCAACGGGTGTGAGTCTGGTGCGCGAGATGGACACGGTGGATCCTATCGTTAGTTCTGCAAAGCTCTTAGATTGTCTTTTAGTTCTATTTATCGTGGGAACGGTGTCCTATTTTTTCCGTTACCCTTACTTGGATCGCCGTCAAAACTGGTTCGCACCGACAGGAGATCGTTTTGCTATTGTTTCGTCCGTGGTTTTAGGCGGAGCTGAAACACAAACCATCGACCTTTCCTATACCGGCGCGCGCATCACCATTCCGGGCTCTGCGACCTTTAAATCGGGGGACGTTGTGGCTCTGCAGTTGACTGAAATCAACGACATCAGCTGCAAAGCACGTGTTGTTGATGTCAAAGAGGACCATATTCGTGTTCATTTCGAGGGGACTTCGGCTTCTGAAAAGGATTTAATCCGTCAGTGGTTGAATTCTCAGGACCTTAAGAAAGTTTAA
- a CDS encoding YceI family protein, with translation MKFFAALFLTMGLSYTAMAQSVTVDVILNPMGDFKAKTGEVKGAATVKGDEVSAENIVVNLKSLKTGVELRDKHTQKYLDTKAFPEAVLVSATGKGGKGTGKIKIRGVEKDIAGTYKVEGKVLKADFKLNLTDFDIKDINYMGVGVEDEITLHVAVPVK, from the coding sequence ATGAAGTTTTTTGCAGCTTTGTTTCTAACTATGGGGCTTTCTTACACCGCGATGGCACAAAGTGTGACTGTGGATGTGATTTTAAATCCGATGGGGGATTTTAAAGCGAAAACAGGCGAAGTAAAAGGTGCAGCAACAGTGAAAGGCGACGAAGTGTCGGCTGAAAACATTGTTGTGAATTTGAAGAGTTTAAAAACAGGTGTGGAGTTGAGAGACAAACACACTCAAAAATATCTTGATACGAAAGCTTTTCCTGAAGCCGTTCTTGTTTCTGCGACAGGAAAAGGTGGTAAAGGTACTGGCAAAATCAAAATCAGAGGTGTTGAAAAAGACATCGCCGGAACTTACAAAGTCGAAGGTAAAGTTCTAAAGGCCGATTTCAAATTGAATTTGACTGACTTTGATATCAAAGACATCAACTACATGGGTGTCGGTGTTGAGGACGAAATCACACTTCACGTGGCCGTCCCCGTTAAGTAA
- a CDS encoding c-type cytochrome encodes MKAGMKSALIAGGAAVVLVLGFQNCSDFALQDQVLYEQGLFESREALDAKTLPALLESEELSLWSKPGQPNFVNKQVWGDQVSIVVAADRSATGTLANVRSGAGVDESSISVVAGKIRATRLNTVGTSYTEYLEVPLPSSGDKMVVAASFGAKASDISLMVNGVVQSGTVQKTGAPFDYSYTLRSLSSTPVGGQVYEYVVYGGDSLYKKGKLTNSELNVMSRYVANDNMIANVIFDPSLINDGGSGGGDVVNPKFVAAKAVIDAKCISCHKSGGYDPNFVNITESKAVGNGWVVKGNPEASKLYYRLQGSAGPGTKNMPSGGSISGAEVQSIADWINSIQ; translated from the coding sequence ATGAAAGCTGGGATGAAAAGCGCGCTGATCGCGGGTGGTGCGGCTGTGGTGTTAGTTTTGGGTTTCCAAAACTGCAGTGACTTTGCCTTGCAAGATCAGGTTCTCTACGAACAAGGTCTTTTCGAATCTCGCGAAGCTTTAGATGCGAAAACTCTTCCCGCACTTTTAGAATCTGAAGAACTTTCTTTGTGGTCTAAACCAGGCCAACCTAATTTCGTGAACAAACAAGTTTGGGGAGATCAGGTCTCTATCGTTGTTGCGGCTGATAGGTCTGCGACAGGAACATTGGCCAACGTGAGATCCGGCGCTGGTGTGGATGAATCTTCTATTTCCGTTGTGGCGGGAAAAATTCGTGCGACTCGACTGAATACTGTAGGTACAAGTTATACGGAATACCTTGAAGTTCCACTTCCATCAAGCGGTGACAAAATGGTTGTTGCAGCTTCTTTCGGAGCAAAAGCTTCCGACATTTCTTTGATGGTAAACGGTGTTGTTCAGTCGGGAACCGTACAAAAAACCGGAGCGCCTTTTGATTACTCTTACACATTGAGAAGTCTTTCTTCGACGCCGGTTGGCGGACAAGTGTACGAGTATGTTGTGTACGGCGGAGACAGCCTTTATAAAAAAGGAAAGTTGACGAATTCAGAACTCAACGTCATGTCTCGCTATGTTGCCAATGACAATATGATTGCGAATGTGATTTTCGATCCATCGTTGATTAACGATGGTGGATCTGGTGGCGGCGATGTCGTGAATCCTAAATTCGTTGCAGCTAAAGCAGTCATCGATGCGAAATGTATCAGCTGTCATAAGTCCGGCGGATACGATCCAAACTTCGTGAATATCACAGAGTCTAAAGCTGTGGGCAATGGCTGGGTCGTTAAAGGAAATCCTGAAGCCTCGAAGCTTTATTATCGTCTGCAAGGTTCAGCAGGACCGGGCACGAAGAACATGCCATCAGGTGGAAGCATCAGCGGAGCTGAGGTTCAATCTATCGCTGATTGGATTAACAGCATTCAATAA
- a CDS encoding twin-arginine translocation signal domain-containing protein encodes MGDGNKLSRRGFIAGGAVAGAAALVPTPLERLLNVLSSGFIQQAQAEASGNAGARNYINILMAGGPMRYAFDAWMRTNVNDTMLDFNPMVATKFVNSGGRVVGVENATFNYNGVLVPHMFSHSVFNSAGAQRPLTDLLNHMLVIRGFGTGFDGHPFNATAQQAPVGGVSSVLGLAADYSSKTFEAVEWPERGDFGTYTSSKGKALNKVTGNPLYSLLEGFGGPQGGRVKGRSLKDRNRDAYDLAQARLRAYAQSDFNGSTVLAKNLSNASELMKKGTGNLDGYWNPAVARYRAVIENSMRQSGLMGISDVPMISDGGAYWGVHVADGNRRLLVSSDFDLRESVKSMTAPGSLAEGLALAEYVLKENLVTSLNLQMGDPANVILKDAANGAQAVHTAIKDMHETGAIPGLLITTAYYRALAAGLLELIDQLKKVQTNGTNLWSETVVQVISEFNRSARANGTGSDHGFNQMVTSVFSGAIQKGPFVVGNIQKAGHGGGYTGTQGIGAAIDDYNQKGRPTPTMAASTVAALLRVPKNPYENLAAPLVELNNGQLRVLKTAKIVG; translated from the coding sequence ATGGGGGATGGAAATAAATTATCAAGAAGGGGTTTTATCGCAGGTGGTGCTGTTGCTGGCGCTGCGGCCCTTGTTCCAACTCCGTTGGAAAGACTGCTCAATGTTTTAAGTTCCGGTTTTATCCAACAAGCACAAGCCGAAGCGAGTGGCAACGCTGGCGCACGCAATTATATTAATATTCTTATGGCGGGCGGACCGATGCGCTACGCTTTTGATGCGTGGATGCGCACGAACGTGAACGACACCATGCTTGATTTTAATCCAATGGTAGCCACAAAGTTCGTGAACTCCGGCGGTCGTGTTGTCGGAGTTGAAAATGCGACATTCAATTATAACGGCGTTCTTGTGCCGCATATGTTTTCTCACTCCGTCTTTAACAGTGCAGGCGCACAAAGACCTTTGACCGATCTTCTTAATCACATGCTGGTGATTCGTGGATTCGGAACGGGTTTCGACGGACATCCTTTTAATGCCACAGCTCAACAAGCACCGGTCGGCGGTGTGTCTTCTGTTTTAGGCCTTGCTGCCGATTACTCTTCAAAAACTTTTGAAGCCGTCGAGTGGCCTGAGCGCGGTGACTTTGGAACTTACACTTCTTCAAAAGGAAAAGCTCTTAACAAAGTTACCGGAAATCCTTTGTATTCATTGCTTGAGGGGTTCGGTGGTCCGCAAGGTGGCCGTGTGAAAGGCCGCTCTTTGAAAGACCGCAATCGTGATGCTTATGATTTGGCGCAAGCTCGTTTGCGTGCTTATGCTCAATCGGATTTTAACGGTTCAACTGTTTTAGCGAAAAATCTTTCCAATGCTTCAGAGTTGATGAAAAAAGGCACGGGCAATCTTGACGGTTATTGGAATCCAGCCGTGGCTCGCTACAGAGCTGTGATTGAAAATAGTATGCGTCAGTCAGGTTTAATGGGAATCAGCGATGTGCCGATGATTTCTGATGGTGGAGCTTATTGGGGAGTGCACGTAGCCGACGGGAATCGTCGTTTGCTTGTAAGCAGTGACTTCGATTTGCGTGAGTCTGTGAAAAGCATGACAGCTCCGGGCTCTTTGGCAGAAGGCTTAGCTCTTGCCGAATACGTTTTAAAAGAAAATCTTGTGACATCTTTGAATTTGCAAATGGGTGATCCGGCGAATGTGATTTTGAAAGATGCTGCCAATGGCGCACAGGCCGTGCATACGGCGATCAAAGACATGCACGAAACGGGAGCCATTCCGGGTCTTCTTATCACAACGGCTTACTATCGCGCTTTAGCGGCAGGTCTTTTAGAGTTGATCGATCAGCTTAAAAAAGTTCAAACCAATGGCACAAATCTTTGGTCTGAGACTGTGGTGCAAGTGATTTCAGAATTCAATCGCAGTGCGCGTGCAAATGGCACGGGCAGTGATCACGGCTTTAATCAAATGGTGACGAGCGTATTTTCGGGTGCCATTCAAAAAGGTCCTTTTGTTGTCGGTAATATCCAAAAAGCCGGTCATGGTGGTGGATATACGGGCACTCAAGGTATCGGAGCCGCGATTGATGATTACAATCAAAAAGGTCGTCCTACTCCGACGATGGCGGCTTCAACTGTCGCAGCTCTTTTACGTGTTCCCAAAAATCCTTATGAGAATTTGGCAGCTCCTTTGGTTGAGCTTAACAACGGTCAACTGCGCGTTTTAAAAACGGCGAAGATCGTGGGGTAA